The region AATGGGTACAGGAGTCAAAATTGACCCCTAATTTAGCTAAATAAGGAATAGTTTCATGAAAAAGAAAGTAGCTGTAGTGGGTGCAACCGGAATCGCAGGCCAGCAATTTCTCACCGCCTTGGAAAATCACCCTTGGTTTGAAGTTGTAGCACTTGCTGGATCACCACGATCTGCCGGAAAAACCTACGAAGATGCCCTCAAAACCCCCTCTGGTCAGATCAACTGGTGGCAAAACGAGGCTATTCCTAAGAAATATAAACAGATGGTGGTTGAGCTAGCCACCGAACTTGATCCCAAGAAAGTCGACATCGTTTTTACCGCTGTAGAATCTGATGCAGCAAGAGAGTTAGAACCTCTTTATGCCAAGCATCGACCAACCATATCAACAGCCAGTGCCTTCCGGATGGAAGATGATGTGCCATTGCTGATCCCTGGAGTGAACACTAACCACGTGTCCTTGATCAAAAAGCAGCAAGCGAATCGTGACTGGCAAGGCTTTGTCATCCCCATCCCAAACTGCACGACCTACGGCTTAGCATGCTCGTTGGCGCCATTGCATAAGGCTTTTGGTGTTAAGGGTGTGGTGATGACCTCGATGCAAGCCACTTCAGGCGCTGGTCGTAACGGAGGAGTCCTGTCCCTTGATATGCTCGATAACCTTGTGCCGTATATTCCGAAGGAAGAGGAAAAGGTCGAAATCGAGACACAGAAGATCCTAGGAACTCTAGAAGAAGATCAGGTGAAGGACGCAGCCTTTGGTGTTAGCTGCACCTGTACACGGGTGCCCGTCACAGATGGCCACACGGAAACAGTTTTCGTTGCTACTGACAAGCCAGCTCCAGCAAGCGAGGTGGAAAAAGCGTTCCGTGAATACCAAACTGGACTGGAAGGATTGCCATCGGCACCAAAAGATTTTTACCTTGTCCACGACGATCCGTTTCACCCTCAGCCTCGTATCGATCGCGACAAAGATGGAGGTATGAGTACCCACATCGGCAGAATCCGTGATGATAAGGTGCTGAGTGGCACAAAGTATGTGCTGCT is a window of Pseudobacteriovorax antillogorgiicola DNA encoding:
- the asd gene encoding aspartate-semialdehyde dehydrogenase; this translates as MKKKVAVVGATGIAGQQFLTALENHPWFEVVALAGSPRSAGKTYEDALKTPSGQINWWQNEAIPKKYKQMVVELATELDPKKVDIVFTAVESDAARELEPLYAKHRPTISTASAFRMEDDVPLLIPGVNTNHVSLIKKQQANRDWQGFVIPIPNCTTYGLACSLAPLHKAFGVKGVVMTSMQATSGAGRNGGVLSLDMLDNLVPYIPKEEEKVEIETQKILGTLEEDQVKDAAFGVSCTCTRVPVTDGHTETVFVATDKPAPASEVEKAFREYQTGLEGLPSAPKDFYLVHDDPFHPQPRIDRDKDGGMSTHIGRIRDDKVLSGTKYVLLSHNTKAGAAKGAILIAEYLCHTGVI